In Plasmodium falciparum 3D7 genome assembly, chromosome: 1, the genomic stretch aaaattataatataatttatcatacatattaaatattattatatatatatatatatataatatatgtatgtatgtgtttatttatttattaatttatttcgTGGTTTATTACTTGGgcaatatttataaaaattcgttttaaataaaaaatgtatagaAGATATGTTTGGAATAGCATATTTCGAGATATAAATTATCGTTTGAAGAAAATTtatcattctttttattatgcTCAGagtcatataaaatatgtcatgttaatattatttcctGCTATTATATGGACAACTAGATATCGAGCTGATACACAGCtaggatattttttttatattaatgacGAGAAATTATATCCATCTTATAGACATAATATaatcaagaaaaaaatgaaat encodes the following:
- a CDS encoding ATP synthase-associated protein, putative, with amino-acid sequence MYRRYVWNSIFRDINYRLKKIYHSFYYAQSHIKYVMLILFPAIIWTTRYRADTQLGYFFYINDEKLYPSYRHNIIKKKMKWKNGSKFYLDDNVTVKDAKRIIYQGEENIPEKIKLGCKGRIMDDNDNLAMAVRAFCKRDPKVIIWQDEHSQYL